A section of the SAR202 cluster bacterium genome encodes:
- a CDS encoding beta-lactamase family protein: MQEPRKALPRTVGVLESGIREGLHLGAQVYVSRDGIPVADFALGEARPGTPLTTEFVLPWMSSVKPVCAVAIARLWEAGKLDLDDRVGDIVPEFSKNGKDRVTLRHLLTHTSGLKNIDLPWQDLDYSETIARVCDAELNPDWQPGRKAGYNNAAAWFILGEVVRRLDGRPYDVYAREEVFEPLGMRSSWLATPQAWLEANRARIGTAFRVSTAGPAPVDLPDSTLTRFSPGGSGRGPIRELGLFYEMLLFRGESDGPRILSPQSVEALTARHRTGMLDQTFQTTLDWGLGFLLDTKAKGNVLLPYQFSRHASRRTFGHGGYQSSIGFADPENRLVVAWAVNGLIGEPKHTRRNNAVNEAVYEDMGLGARRRPAVTIRHDSAIIRAAIRRDYASQSAYRALSFSTWT; this comes from the coding sequence ATGCAGGAGCCACGAAAGGCGTTGCCAAGGACAGTAGGGGTCCTGGAGTCGGGTATCCGCGAGGGCCTTCACCTCGGTGCGCAGGTGTACGTTTCGCGGGACGGTATTCCGGTGGCGGATTTCGCGCTGGGAGAGGCCCGTCCCGGCACCCCGTTGACGACGGAATTTGTGCTGCCGTGGATGTCCTCGGTCAAGCCGGTTTGCGCGGTCGCGATAGCCCGCCTTTGGGAGGCCGGAAAACTCGACCTCGATGACCGTGTTGGGGACATCGTTCCGGAGTTCTCAAAAAATGGTAAAGACAGGGTGACCTTGCGCCACCTTCTCACGCACACGTCCGGCCTGAAAAACATCGACCTTCCGTGGCAGGACCTGGACTACAGCGAAACGATCGCGAGGGTCTGCGACGCGGAGCTTAACCCGGACTGGCAGCCCGGGCGAAAGGCGGGCTACAACAACGCCGCCGCCTGGTTCATCCTGGGCGAGGTGGTCCGGCGGCTGGACGGCAGGCCATACGACGTGTATGCGAGGGAGGAGGTGTTCGAGCCGCTGGGCATGCGCAGCTCGTGGCTGGCAACCCCGCAGGCATGGCTGGAGGCCAACCGCGCGCGCATCGGGACGGCGTTTCGCGTTTCCACCGCAGGACCGGCACCGGTCGACTTACCAGACAGCACGCTGACGCGCTTCTCTCCCGGCGGCTCCGGCAGGGGGCCTATCCGCGAGCTAGGGCTCTTCTACGAGATGCTCCTGTTCAGGGGAGAGTCGGACGGCCCCCGAATACTCAGCCCTCAGTCCGTGGAGGCGCTGACTGCACGCCACCGCACGGGCATGCTGGACCAGACCTTCCAGACCACGCTGGACTGGGGCCTCGGCTTCCTCCTGGACACGAAAGCAAAGGGGAACGTCCTGCTGCCGTACCAGTTCAGCCGCCACGCCTCACGCCGCACCTTTGGTCACGGTGGATACCAGTCATCCATCGGCTTCGCGGACCCCGAGAACCGCCTGGTAGTCGCCTGGGCCGTCAACGGCTTGATAGGCGAGCCCAAACACACCCGCCGCAACAACGCCGTCAACGAGGCGGTCTACGAGGACATGGGGCTGGGGGCTAGACGCCGGCCCGCCGTGACAATCCGCCATGATTCTGCTATTATACGCGCCGCAATTCGTCGCGATTACGCGTCTCAAAGCGCATATCGTGCGCTTTCCTTTTCAACGTGGACCTGA
- the gyrA gene encoding DNA gyrase subunit A gives MVTKTAFGFVKPQILEEEMRTSYMQYSMSVIVARALPDVRDGLKPVQRRILYAMNELGMRPNTAYKKSARLVGEVLGKYHPHGEGAVYDAMVRMAQDFSMRVPLVDGQGNFGSVDNDPPAAMRYTEARLSFAAEEMLANIDQETVDYSDNFDGTLQEPVVLPARLPNLLINGAAGIAVGMATNIPPHNPSEVCDGVIYLIDNPDATDLDLMKIITGPDFPTGATIMGRDGIRSAYTTGRGSITVRAVAEIEDMKKSNRQQIVVTDLPYQVNKAALVEKIAALIKEKRLEGITEIRDESDRQGMRMVMELRAGAQALVILNNLYKLTAMQSSFAANMLALVNGMPQVITLRSALSNYISFRREVVTRRTRYELRKALERAHILEGLRIALNNLDAVIKLIRESADVESARQGLMTTFSLSQIQAQAILDMQLRRLAALEREKIENEYQELMKLIDELQALLADPHKIDGVIKKETRDLKKKVGEDRRTTISDMSTDMNREDFEPHEQVVITLSQAGYIKRIAASTYRNQHRGGKGVTSMKTREDDPVRHILVCDTHDTLLYFTNTGRVLSTRVFDLRPDFSRNTRGVPVANVIPLGGDERVNAIVHVRSLQQQDVFLVMGTTRGEVKRVNLAEISSIRKAGLIIMALDQGDELVTARLGHETDDVTFVTENGMSIRFPVGQVTARQRAAGGVRGILLRRGDKVVSMDMVVPDSKLLVVSRNGYGKLTTMDKYKQQNRGGMGVKTMAITDKTGPVAAAQIIADSDELYVVSEQAQVMRTSLTEIRSTAGRVTQGVRIFTPAPGDAVASMACVSALEEVGGGEEALPLLSAVKHVDGKAAKRSANGATKAVEEDEPEESEPEAEEEAEDGEGGEQGKLL, from the coding sequence ATGGTCACCAAAACAGCGTTCGGTTTTGTGAAGCCGCAGATCCTTGAGGAGGAGATGCGGACTTCATACATGCAGTACTCCATGAGCGTCATCGTGGCGCGGGCCTTGCCGGACGTGCGCGACGGCCTCAAGCCCGTGCAGCGGCGCATCCTGTACGCGATGAACGAGCTGGGCATGCGGCCCAACACGGCGTACAAGAAGAGCGCCCGTCTCGTCGGTGAAGTGCTCGGCAAGTACCACCCCCACGGCGAGGGCGCTGTGTACGACGCGATGGTGCGCATGGCGCAGGACTTCTCAATGCGCGTGCCTCTTGTCGACGGCCAGGGCAACTTCGGCAGCGTGGACAACGACCCTCCGGCGGCGATGCGCTACACGGAGGCGCGCCTGAGCTTCGCGGCCGAAGAGATGCTGGCGAATATAGACCAGGAGACGGTCGATTACAGCGACAACTTCGACGGCACGCTGCAGGAGCCCGTGGTCCTGCCGGCCCGGCTGCCCAACCTGCTCATTAACGGAGCGGCAGGCATCGCGGTGGGCATGGCGACGAACATCCCGCCACACAACCCTTCCGAGGTCTGCGACGGCGTCATATATCTTATTGACAATCCCGACGCCACCGACCTGGACCTGATGAAGATCATAACCGGCCCGGACTTTCCGACCGGCGCGACCATCATGGGGCGCGACGGCATCCGGAGCGCCTACACGACGGGCCGCGGCAGCATCACCGTTCGGGCTGTTGCCGAGATAGAGGACATGAAGAAGTCCAACCGGCAGCAGATCGTCGTCACAGATCTGCCGTACCAGGTGAACAAGGCGGCGCTGGTTGAGAAGATTGCCGCGCTGATCAAGGAGAAGCGCCTGGAGGGAATCACCGAGATTCGCGACGAGTCCGACCGCCAGGGCATGCGCATGGTCATGGAGCTTCGCGCAGGGGCGCAGGCGCTCGTCATCCTGAATAACCTGTACAAGCTGACCGCGATGCAGAGCTCGTTCGCGGCGAACATGCTTGCTCTCGTCAACGGCATGCCGCAGGTCATCACCCTGAGGTCGGCGCTGAGCAACTACATCAGCTTCCGCCGCGAGGTTGTCACCCGCCGGACGCGCTACGAGCTCCGCAAGGCGCTGGAGCGCGCCCACATTTTGGAAGGCCTGCGCATCGCGCTGAACAACCTGGACGCAGTCATCAAGCTGATCCGGGAGTCGGCAGACGTCGAATCCGCCCGCCAGGGGCTTATGACCACGTTCAGCCTCTCGCAGATCCAGGCGCAGGCGATCCTGGACATGCAGCTCCGCAGGCTGGCGGCGCTGGAGCGCGAGAAGATAGAGAACGAGTACCAGGAGCTGATGAAGCTGATCGACGAGCTGCAGGCGCTCCTGGCGGACCCTCACAAGATCGATGGAGTTATCAAGAAGGAAACCCGGGACCTCAAGAAGAAGGTCGGCGAGGACCGCCGGACGACGATCAGCGACATGAGCACCGATATGAACCGCGAGGACTTCGAGCCTCACGAGCAGGTGGTCATTACGCTGAGCCAGGCTGGCTACATCAAGCGCATCGCCGCCAGCACGTACCGCAATCAGCACAGGGGCGGCAAGGGCGTGACGAGCATGAAGACGAGGGAGGACGACCCCGTCCGCCACATCCTCGTGTGCGACACGCACGATACGCTGCTCTACTTCACGAACACGGGCCGCGTGCTCTCCACGCGCGTATTCGACCTTCGCCCGGACTTCTCGCGCAACACGCGCGGCGTTCCTGTGGCAAACGTTATCCCGCTGGGCGGCGACGAGCGCGTGAACGCCATCGTCCACGTCCGCAGCCTCCAGCAGCAGGACGTGTTCCTCGTGATGGGCACGACCCGCGGCGAGGTAAAGCGCGTCAACCTGGCGGAGATATCGAGCATTCGCAAAGCGGGGCTGATAATCATGGCTCTGGACCAAGGGGACGAGCTTGTCACGGCGCGTCTCGGGCACGAGACCGACGACGTGACGTTCGTAACCGAGAACGGCATGTCGATCCGCTTCCCTGTTGGCCAGGTGACGGCGAGGCAGCGCGCCGCCGGTGGCGTGCGCGGCATCCTCCTCCGCCGTGGCGACAAGGTTGTGTCAATGGACATGGTGGTGCCGGACAGCAAGCTGCTTGTGGTGAGCAGGAACGGCTACGGCAAGCTGACGACGATGGACAAGTACAAGCAGCAGAACCGCGGCGGCATGGGCGTCAAGACGATGGCGATTACCGACAAGACGGGGCCTGTCGCCGCCGCCCAGATCATCGCGGACAGCGACGAGCTGTACGTGGTGTCGGAGCAGGCGCAGGTGATGCGCACAAGCCTGACGGAGATCCGCAGCACGGCGGGACGCGTTACGCAGGGCGTTCGCATCTTCACGCCTGCGCCGGGCGACGCAGTGGCATCCATGGCGTGCGTATCGGCCCTGGAAGAGGTCGGCGGCGGGGAAGAGGCGCTGCCGCTGCTGAGCGCCGTGAAGCACGTCGACGGCAAAGCGGCAAAGCGCTCCGCCAACGGCGCCACAAAGGCCGTCGAAGAGGACGAGCCTGAGGAGTCCGAGCCCGAGGCCGAAGAAGAGGCCGAGGACGGCGAAGGCGGCGAGCAGGGCAAGCTGCTGTAG
- a CDS encoding DUF402 domain-containing protein, with translation MLLSGDKSMNARRFRHGDHILVREVWEGKLWSARPNIVIADTPELLAMYMPEGTAWRRPATAGGGFTRIPAPGFTTAPSLWYNEAVRLAVPGEDHSVLLLWEPCFARMKCWYVNMETPLTRTAIGFDYMDHVLDIVVQPDFTAWKWKDEDEVVEWVQRGMLTQDRTDHLRREGLKALSRMEARESPFTEEWRAWRPDPSWQRPALPEGWDRL, from the coding sequence ATGCTGTTATCTGGTGACAAATCCATGAACGCACGCCGCTTCCGCCACGGCGACCACATCCTCGTGCGCGAGGTGTGGGAGGGAAAGCTGTGGTCGGCGCGGCCTAACATCGTCATCGCGGACACGCCGGAGCTGCTGGCGATGTATATGCCGGAGGGGACGGCCTGGCGGCGGCCCGCGACGGCAGGCGGTGGCTTCACCCGCATTCCCGCGCCGGGCTTCACCACGGCGCCGTCCCTCTGGTACAACGAGGCGGTCCGGCTGGCGGTCCCAGGGGAGGACCACAGCGTGCTGCTCCTGTGGGAGCCCTGCTTCGCGCGCATGAAGTGCTGGTACGTGAACATGGAGACGCCGCTGACCCGGACGGCTATTGGATTCGACTACATGGACCATGTGCTCGACATCGTGGTGCAACCGGACTTCACGGCGTGGAAGTGGAAGGATGAGGACGAGGTGGTAGAGTGGGTCCAGAGGGGCATGCTGACACAGGACCGTACCGACCACCTCCGGCGGGAGGGGCTGAAGGCCCTTTCGCGAATGGAGGCGCGCGAGTCGCCGTTCACAGAGGAGTGGCGGGCGTGGCGGCCCGACCCGTCGTGGCAAAGGCCTGCCCTGCCGGAAGGCTGGGACAGGCTGTAG
- a CDS encoding M28 family peptidase produces the protein MRLPYFRYLIAVAAVFLIAACDSGAANPAATPTAAETGPAAAKVDGTTATRSSKSPATPAATLPTATPTTAATLPNATPTPPATSAPVATVSAGAGPTVIPRSPRELAGPLAEAAWANLVELTDRHSPRASATDEELAAAEVIAERLRGIGYDAALEPFTFEHLTLEKPVLQVNSPIEQKLVSFPMVRSGEGSATGTLVDIGTARTTDILAGGIAGKIALAQRGTLTFEEKAANAAAAGAAAIIIYNNAEGYFGGTLANEAGIPVVSISREDGERLRGMIFSGQTVTATVTVEMVQLISRNAIAEKPGTDPNRGVVILGGHFDTVPKVPGANDNGSGIATLLAIAEEISGRSYPFTVRLVAFGSEELGLYGSKHHVAAMSEDERARVVAMMNFDALGTGPTTGILGDARLLEMTGAVADANGIDASVRMSLPAGTSSDHASFIEANIPAVFFLGDDFSRIHTPNDRTEFVRRELMGNAAALGIGLLEALAERRD, from the coding sequence TTGCGTCTGCCCTATTTCAGATACCTGATTGCAGTTGCCGCCGTATTCCTGATCGCGGCCTGCGATAGCGGTGCGGCCAATCCGGCGGCCACGCCTACGGCTGCTGAGACCGGCCCGGCTGCTGCGAAGGTTGACGGCACCACGGCGACTCGTAGCTCCAAATCGCCGGCAACCCCGGCGGCGACGCTTCCCACGGCCACACCGACAACAGCGGCGACGCTTCCCAATGCGACACCAACACCCCCGGCTACCAGCGCGCCCGTCGCCACCGTCTCAGCAGGCGCCGGACCCACTGTAATCCCTCGATCACCGCGAGAGCTGGCCGGCCCGCTTGCAGAGGCGGCGTGGGCCAACCTGGTGGAGCTGACGGACCGCCACAGCCCGCGCGCCAGCGCAACGGACGAGGAGCTTGCCGCCGCCGAGGTTATCGCGGAGCGGTTACGGGGGATTGGCTACGATGCTGCGCTGGAACCGTTCACGTTCGAGCACCTGACTCTTGAAAAGCCGGTCCTGCAGGTCAACTCACCCATTGAGCAGAAGCTCGTCTCATTCCCAATGGTGAGGTCCGGTGAAGGCTCGGCCACGGGCACGCTTGTGGACATTGGGACCGCCCGAACAACGGACATCCTGGCCGGCGGAATCGCGGGCAAGATTGCCCTGGCGCAACGCGGGACGCTGACGTTCGAAGAGAAGGCGGCGAACGCGGCGGCTGCGGGGGCGGCGGCAATCATTATCTACAACAATGCGGAAGGCTATTTCGGCGGCACACTGGCCAACGAGGCCGGCATTCCCGTCGTTTCCATCAGCAGAGAGGACGGCGAGCGGCTCAGGGGCATGATCTTCTCCGGCCAGACCGTCACCGCGACCGTGACCGTGGAGATGGTGCAACTGATCTCACGGAACGCCATCGCGGAGAAGCCGGGGACGGACCCGAATCGCGGCGTCGTCATCCTCGGCGGCCATTTCGACACGGTGCCGAAGGTGCCCGGCGCGAACGACAACGGCTCCGGCATCGCCACGCTGCTGGCGATCGCCGAGGAGATATCCGGGCGCAGCTACCCGTTCACCGTCCGGCTGGTGGCGTTCGGCAGCGAGGAGCTCGGGCTGTACGGCAGCAAGCACCACGTGGCCGCGATGAGCGAAGACGAGCGGGCGAGGGTGGTGGCGATGATGAACTTCGACGCGCTTGGCACCGGCCCCACGACGGGCATCCTGGGCGACGCTCGCCTGCTCGAGATGACCGGCGCCGTCGCCGACGCAAACGGCATTGACGCCTCCGTCCGCATGTCGCTGCCCGCCGGAACGAGCAGCGACCACGCATCGTTCATCGAGGCGAATATCCCGGCAGTCTTTTTCCTGGGTGACGACTTCTCCCGCATCCACACGCCGAACGACCGAACGGAGTTTGTTCGCCGGGAGCTGATGGGGAACGCCGCCGCGCTTGGGATCGGGCTGCTGGAGGCGCTGGCTGAGAGACGGGATTAG